A genomic segment from bacterium HR17 encodes:
- the asnB_1 gene encoding Asparagine synthetase [glutamine-hydrolyzing] 1: MCGICGFVSLQPVDGGERILQRMVETLRHRGPDGCNVCRVMRNAYLGHTRLAIIDLSEAGRQPMPNEDGSVWVTYNGEIYNFLELRALLEQKGHQFRSRTDTEVLVHAYEEWGDRFVQRLRGMFAFGIWDGGRGTGDGKLLLVRDRLGVKPLYYAHLPDGTIVFASELQAVLEHPEVSAEIDPLAVDAYFAYGYIPAPLTIYKSVRKLPPAHYLVWENGEIRLHRYWQLDFTHKRSESEDELAEELRERLKETVKLHMVSDVPLGAFLSGGMDSSSIVALMAQVSDRPVKTFSIGFDDDRYDELPYARLIAQRYGTEHHEFTVAAPTAALMPDLIGYFGEPFADSSALPTYIVSKMARGHVTVVLSGDGGDEIFAGYEWTRRALLWGRGGAEPSLTAAKPRPVDPWREALIRHGTDWWHRLVKAWRDFRAGPIATFQRRTRTPLPIRQLLYSADLRTALNGQTADTFQDALLQAAPVSDWREALLYGDMLLYLPDDCLTKVDRMSMAVALEVRPPLLDHILVEFAASLPFEMKLRGRTTKYLLKKAMTKDLPSETMQQRKQGFSVPVAKWMQGQLAEELLALLSKNDPFVNGETVRQMVEWHRSGKANLGHLLWRLYVWAVWQHRRETIRRG; the protein is encoded by the coding sequence GGCATTTGCGGTTTCGTGAGTTTGCAGCCCGTTGACGGTGGCGAGCGTATTCTGCAGCGGATGGTAGAAACGCTTCGCCATCGCGGTCCAGATGGGTGTAATGTGTGTCGCGTAATGCGTAATGCTTACTTGGGACATACCCGCCTTGCCATCATTGACCTTTCGGAAGCGGGCAGGCAGCCGATGCCCAACGAGGACGGTTCTGTTTGGGTCACCTACAACGGCGAAATTTACAACTTCCTTGAATTGCGGGCTTTGTTGGAGCAAAAAGGGCATCAATTCCGCTCCCGCACCGACACCGAAGTCCTCGTCCACGCTTACGAGGAATGGGGCGATAGGTTCGTTCAGAGACTTAGGGGCATGTTTGCCTTCGGCATATGGGACGGGGGACGAGGGACGGGAGATGGGAAGTTGCTTTTGGTGCGGGATCGGCTCGGCGTCAAGCCGCTTTACTACGCCCATTTGCCTGACGGAACGATTGTGTTCGCTTCGGAACTGCAAGCGGTCTTGGAGCACCCTGAAGTCAGCGCCGAAATTGACCCCCTCGCCGTTGACGCTTATTTCGCCTACGGTTACATCCCAGCGCCCTTAACAATTTACAAGTCAGTGCGGAAGTTGCCACCTGCCCATTACCTCGTGTGGGAAAACGGTGAAATTCGTTTGCACCGTTACTGGCAGTTGGATTTCACGCACAAGCGGAGCGAAAGCGAAGATGAACTTGCTGAGGAGTTGCGGGAGAGGTTGAAAGAAACCGTCAAGTTACACATGGTCAGTGATGTCCCGTTGGGTGCGTTTTTGAGTGGCGGGATGGATTCATCGTCCATCGTGGCGTTGATGGCGCAGGTGAGTGACCGCCCCGTCAAAACCTTCTCCATCGGCTTTGACGATGACCGCTACGACGAGTTGCCCTACGCCCGCTTGATCGCCCAGCGTTACGGGACAGAGCACCACGAGTTCACTGTTGCCGCACCGACGGCGGCGTTGATGCCTGATTTGATCGGCTATTTCGGCGAACCGTTCGCTGACAGTTCGGCGTTGCCGACTTACATTGTTTCCAAGATGGCGCGGGGGCATGTCACGGTCGTGCTGTCGGGTGACGGTGGCGATGAGATTTTTGCCGGCTACGAGTGGACGCGAAGGGCACTGCTGTGGGGTAGGGGAGGAGCGGAACCGTCGCTGACGGCGGCGAAGCCGCGCCCCGTTGACCCCTGGCGCGAGGCGCTCATTCGGCACGGCACCGATTGGTGGCACCGATTGGTCAAGGCATGGCGGGACTTCCGGGCAGGTCCTATCGCGACCTTCCAGCGCCGGACTCGCACGCCGTTGCCCATCCGCCAGCTGCTTTACAGCGCTGACCTGCGGACGGCGTTAAACGGGCAAACAGCGGACACCTTCCAAGACGCGTTGCTGCAGGCAGCGCCGGTGAGCGATTGGCGAGAGGCGTTGTTGTATGGCGACATGCTGTTATACTTGCCTGACGATTGCTTGACGAAAGTGGACCGGATGAGCATGGCGGTAGCGTTGGAGGTGCGCCCGCCCTTGTTAGACCACATATTGGTGGAGTTTGCGGCGTCTTTGCCGTTTGAGATGAAACTGCGGGGACGAACGACCAAGTATCTGCTGAAAAAGGCGATGACAAAGGACTTGCCATCCGAAACGATGCAGCAGCGCAAGCAAGGGTTCAGTGTCCCTGTCGCCAAATGGATGCAGGGGCAACTGGCGGAGGAGTTGTTGGCTTTGCTCAGCAAAAATGACCCGTTTGTGAACGGCGAGACGGTGCGGCAAATGGTTGAATGGCACCGCAGCGGCAAAGCCAACTTGGGTCATTTGCTCTGGCGGCTGTATGTTTGGGCGGTGTGGCAGCACCGAAGAGAAACCATCCGTCGGGGATGA
- the pigE gene encoding Aminotransferase PigE, with protein MGVYRFAFLVHPLDVKRDVARKYPIAQWLPESWVEALLRCMRVKVLGKITGVRSLTGATTEGWLLGVPMTAQMMRADERRALALLKDACRLAADLGAHIVGLGAYTAIVGNNGMELQEQSPLPVTTGNSYTTWTAVEATKLAAEAMGIEWERATAAVVGATGSIGRACAHFLACGAKGQGVTLPPVARVTLVGRDRERLEALRAALSPQADTATRATTDIADGLRDADIVITVTSAMDAVIEPDHLKPGCVVCDVARPRDVSERVKRERDDVLVIDGGVVRVPGAPCWEFSIGLPSDRTLACVAETMLLALEGRLEPFTLGREIPIERVVTIAEMAARHGFVVDGLRSFERVLDADAIARIRQRVKVVAER; from the coding sequence ATGGGCGTGTATCGGTTTGCCTTTCTCGTGCACCCGTTGGATGTGAAACGCGATGTCGCCCGAAAGTATCCCATCGCCCAATGGTTGCCTGAAAGTTGGGTGGAAGCCCTCTTACGCTGCATGCGGGTGAAAGTGTTGGGCAAAATCACGGGTGTCCGATCGCTGACAGGCGCCACGACGGAAGGTTGGCTGCTGGGCGTTCCGATGACGGCGCAGATGATGCGCGCTGACGAACGACGGGCGTTGGCGTTGCTTAAGGACGCTTGCCGTCTCGCTGCCGACTTGGGAGCCCACATCGTCGGCTTAGGCGCTTACACCGCCATCGTCGGCAATAACGGTATGGAACTGCAAGAACAATCGCCCTTGCCCGTCACAACCGGCAACAGTTACACCACTTGGACAGCGGTGGAAGCGACGAAATTGGCTGCTGAAGCGATGGGCATTGAGTGGGAACGGGCAACCGCTGCCGTCGTCGGCGCCACAGGCTCCATCGGGCGTGCTTGCGCGCATTTTTTGGCGTGCGGAGCGAAGGGGCAAGGGGTCACATTGCCGCCCGTTGCCCGCGTGACGCTGGTCGGGCGGGACCGCGAGCGGTTGGAGGCACTGCGAGCGGCGTTGAGCCCGCAGGCGGACACCGCAACGCGCGCGACGACCGACATCGCAGATGGGCTGCGGGACGCTGACATCGTCATCACAGTGACGAGCGCAATGGACGCTGTCATTGAGCCAGACCACTTAAAGCCGGGTTGTGTCGTCTGCGATGTGGCGCGCCCGCGCGATGTGTCCGAGCGGGTGAAGCGGGAGCGAGACGATGTGCTGGTCATTGACGGCGGTGTCGTCCGAGTGCCGGGGGCGCCCTGTTGGGAGTTTTCCATTGGGCTGCCTTCTGACCGCACCCTCGCATGCGTTGCCGAGACAATGTTGTTGGCGTTGGAAGGGCGGCTGGAGCCCTTCACCTTGGGGCGAGAGATTCCGATAGAGCGGGTCGTGACCATCGCCGAAATGGCGGCGCGGCATGGGTTCGTCGTAGACGGGCTACGCAGTTTTGAACGGGTCTTGGACGCCGACGCCATCGCTCGCATCCGCCAGCGGGTCAAGGTGGTTGCCGAGCGATGA
- the hypBA1_1 gene encoding Non-reducing end beta-L-arabinofuranosidase has product MRDRSIVVDTTQSPHAKVRPVPIRAVKLRDGFWQPRLSALQDITLPTQYDLMEQTGRIDNFRRVAGKVGGAFRGLYFNDSDVYKWLEAAAWSLAVQPNDTVTALMDRVIAEIEAAQDADGYLNTYFSLERKAQRWTNLRDMHELYCAGHLFQAAIAHHRVTGDERLLKVARRFADHIAQVFGWGKKEAADGHPEIEMALVELYRETGERRYLELAQFFVDVRGHKRIGGSPYHQDHKPLRELDEVTGHAVRALYLNAGAADLYAEIGDTALMNALQRMWHNLTEKRMYVTGGCGARHEGEAFGRDYELPNERAYAETCAAIANILWQWRMFLLTGEARFVDVLERALFNGALAGIGLDGKSYFYVNPLADRGYHRRQPYFECACCPPNIARLLPMVPSFLYAVTDDGIFVTLYAASEATVSVNGVAVHLRQQTNYPWDGEVTLQIEPSRPITFTLHLRVPVWCPKATVTVNRAERREVQGGTFVQLQRPWQPGDTVGVTLPMNAEWLLCHPFVEPNAGRIALQRGPFVYCLEQADNPDADVWFIAACEERPLEPVPMSIGGLPIIALQGDGVAVEPSIWAGHLYQPLRAVRQHTKSVRFTAIPYFAWAHRSAGPMTVWVPRM; this is encoded by the coding sequence GTGCGCGACCGCAGCATCGTCGTGGACACAACCCAAAGCCCCCACGCTAAGGTGCGTCCCGTCCCCATCCGTGCCGTTAAGTTGCGTGACGGTTTTTGGCAACCCCGTTTGTCCGCTTTGCAGGACATCACGCTGCCGACGCAATACGACCTGATGGAGCAAACGGGACGCATTGATAACTTCCGACGCGTCGCAGGCAAAGTCGGGGGTGCGTTTCGTGGGCTTTATTTCAACGACAGCGATGTTTACAAGTGGTTGGAAGCGGCTGCGTGGTCGCTGGCGGTGCAACCTAACGACACTGTCACTGCACTGATGGACCGTGTGATCGCTGAAATTGAAGCGGCGCAGGACGCTGACGGCTACCTAAACACCTATTTTTCGCTGGAGCGCAAAGCGCAACGCTGGACGAACTTGCGGGACATGCACGAACTATATTGCGCAGGTCATTTGTTCCAAGCCGCCATCGCCCATCATCGCGTCACAGGCGATGAGCGTTTACTCAAAGTCGCTAGGCGATTTGCTGACCATATCGCCCAGGTGTTCGGGTGGGGCAAAAAGGAAGCGGCAGACGGGCACCCCGAAATTGAAATGGCGCTGGTGGAACTTTATCGCGAGACAGGCGAGCGGCGCTATCTGGAGTTGGCGCAATTTTTCGTGGATGTACGGGGACACAAACGCATCGGCGGCTCGCCTTACCACCAAGACCACAAACCCTTGCGCGAACTGGACGAAGTGACGGGGCACGCGGTGCGGGCACTCTACTTGAACGCAGGCGCCGCTGACCTTTACGCCGAAATTGGCGACACGGCACTGATGAACGCATTGCAACGGATGTGGCACAACTTGACGGAGAAGCGGATGTATGTCACAGGGGGTTGCGGGGCACGCCACGAAGGGGAAGCCTTTGGACGCGATTACGAGTTGCCCAACGAGCGCGCCTACGCCGAAACTTGTGCCGCCATCGCTAACATCCTGTGGCAATGGCGAATGTTTTTACTGACAGGCGAGGCGCGGTTTGTGGATGTGTTAGAACGGGCGCTGTTTAACGGAGCGTTGGCGGGCATCGGCTTGGACGGCAAGTCCTACTTTTATGTCAACCCGCTGGCGGATCGCGGCTATCATCGGCGGCAACCCTATTTTGAGTGTGCTTGTTGCCCGCCCAATATCGCCCGATTGCTTCCGATGGTGCCCAGTTTCCTTTACGCCGTCACCGACGACGGGATTTTCGTCACCCTTTACGCCGCCAGTGAAGCGACCGTCAGCGTCAACGGCGTGGCGGTGCACCTGCGTCAACAAACGAATTACCCTTGGGATGGCGAAGTCACGCTGCAGATAGAACCGTCCCGCCCTATCACCTTCACCTTGCACCTGCGGGTGCCGGTGTGGTGTCCCAAGGCGACGGTGACAGTCAACAGGGCAGAACGGCGGGAGGTGCAAGGGGGAACTTTCGTCCAGTTGCAGCGCCCATGGCAGCCCGGCGACACAGTGGGCGTAACGCTGCCGATGAACGCTGAGTGGCTCCTTTGTCATCCGTTCGTGGAGCCCAACGCCGGACGCATCGCTCTCCAGCGTGGTCCGTTCGTTTACTGCTTGGAACAAGCGGACAACCCTGACGCCGATGTGTGGTTCATTGCGGCGTGTGAGGAGCGCCCGCTGGAGCCCGTCCCAATGTCCATCGGTGGGCTGCCCATCATCGCCTTGCAAGGCGATGGCGTTGCAGTAGAGCCATCAATATGGGCAGGGCACCTGTATCAACCGCTGCGTGCAGTCCGCCAACATACCAAATCCGTCCGCTTTACAGCGATCCCCTACTTCGCATGGGCGCACCGAAGCGCAGGACCGATGACAGTGTGGGTGCCCAGAATGTGA